One window from the genome of Halobellus ruber encodes:
- a CDS encoding ATP-binding protein, with translation MRTEILGRPPADDSDAGGNPETHAGHLGYHRARDGSRGAPVAVDFDRPHAGLVVGKRGYGKSYTLGVLAEAGARTRGVAPVVVDPMGVFAGLAEDAGGDPVPATVVADPTVRADAIPPERWPALVGTAPDDPVGALVWHAASTAATLPKMRSVVADADADPGTVRAATNRLRRAASWSVFDPDGLDARALADGAATVLDCSGLDDAPANAVAAGVAAALFGARADGSGAGPSVDRLPWLFVDEAHAFLSGVASAPLRRILTRGRAPGVSLFVATQRPNALPDVAVSQSDLRVVHRLTAGPDLDALAAADPAYLDSDLAETMPTSPGEALVIDDTAEAVRTVAVRERDTPHGGDSPRASAVTPSHDGLSTERSPDSAPTDRN, from the coding sequence ATGCGAACCGAGATCCTCGGCCGACCGCCGGCCGACGACAGCGACGCCGGGGGGAACCCGGAAACGCACGCCGGCCACCTGGGGTACCACCGCGCCAGGGACGGCAGCCGCGGCGCGCCGGTCGCGGTCGACTTCGACCGGCCACACGCCGGGCTGGTGGTCGGCAAGCGTGGATACGGCAAGTCCTACACGCTCGGCGTCCTCGCCGAGGCGGGTGCCCGAACCCGCGGGGTCGCGCCGGTCGTTGTCGACCCGATGGGCGTCTTCGCGGGGCTGGCCGAGGACGCCGGCGGCGACCCCGTTCCTGCGACGGTCGTTGCCGACCCGACCGTCAGAGCCGACGCGATCCCGCCGGAGCGGTGGCCGGCACTCGTCGGGACCGCCCCCGACGACCCGGTCGGCGCGCTCGTGTGGCACGCGGCGTCGACGGCCGCGACCCTTCCGAAGATGCGGAGCGTCGTCGCCGACGCGGACGCCGACCCGGGGACTGTTCGTGCCGCGACGAACCGGCTCCGACGGGCCGCGTCGTGGTCGGTGTTCGACCCCGACGGGCTGGACGCTCGGGCGCTCGCCGACGGGGCAGCGACCGTGCTGGACTGCTCCGGACTCGACGACGCCCCCGCCAATGCCGTCGCCGCGGGCGTCGCGGCCGCGCTCTTCGGTGCGCGGGCCGACGGAAGCGGGGCGGGACCGAGCGTCGACCGGCTCCCGTGGCTGTTCGTCGACGAGGCCCACGCGTTCCTCTCGGGCGTCGCGAGCGCGCCGCTCCGTCGGATCCTCACGCGCGGCCGGGCCCCGGGCGTCTCGCTTTTCGTCGCCACCCAGCGGCCGAACGCGCTCCCCGACGTCGCGGTGTCGCAGTCGGACCTCCGGGTCGTCCACCGGCTGACCGCCGGCCCGGACCTCGACGCGCTCGCCGCCGCTGACCCGGCGTACCTCGACAGCGACCTGGCCGAGACGATGCCGACGAGCCCCGGCGAGGCGCTCGTGATCGACGACACCGCGGAGGCGGTCCGTACGGTTGCGGTCCGCGAGCGGGACACCCCACACGGGGGCGACAGCCCGCGGGCGTCGGCGGTCACGCCGTCTCACGACGGTCTCAGCACCGAACGCTCGCCCGACAGCGCGCCGACGGACCGAAACTGA
- a CDS encoding V-type ATP synthase subunit B, producing MSKQYQTITEISGPLVFAEVDEAIGYDEIVKIHTQQGETLRGQVLESSEGVVAIQVFEGTSGIDQEASIEFEGETMKMPVTEDLLGRVLDGSGRPIDDGPEIVPEERQDIVGAAINPYSREYPEEFIETGVSAIDGMNTLVRGQKLPIFSSSGQPHSELAMQIARQASVPEEEDAGEDDEGSEFAVIFGAMGITAEEANEFMEDFERTGALERSVVFMNLADDPAVERMVTPRMVLTTAEYLAFEKGYHVLVILTDMTNYCEALREIGAAREEVPGRRGYPGYMYTDLAQLYERAGRIKGREGSVTQIPILTMPGDDDTHPIPDLTGYITEGQIYVDPDLNSQGLEPPVNVLPSLSRLMDDGIGEGLTRADHADVSDQMYAAYAEGEDLRDLVNIVGREALSERDNKYLDFADRFEQEFVDQGFDTDRDLEETLSIGWDLLSMLPKEELNRVDEEFIEAYYREDADAETEAEATAD from the coding sequence ATGAGCAAACAGTATCAGACCATCACGGAGATCAGCGGACCGCTGGTGTTCGCCGAGGTCGACGAGGCGATCGGCTACGACGAGATCGTCAAGATCCATACCCAGCAGGGCGAGACCCTCCGCGGCCAGGTGCTCGAATCCTCCGAAGGCGTCGTTGCGATCCAGGTCTTCGAGGGTACCTCGGGGATCGACCAGGAGGCATCGATCGAATTCGAGGGCGAGACCATGAAGATGCCGGTCACCGAGGACCTGCTCGGACGGGTGCTCGACGGCTCCGGCCGACCGATCGACGACGGCCCGGAGATCGTGCCCGAGGAACGGCAGGACATCGTCGGCGCGGCGATCAACCCCTACTCCCGGGAGTACCCCGAGGAGTTCATCGAGACTGGCGTCTCCGCCATCGACGGGATGAACACCCTGGTGCGCGGCCAGAAGCTCCCGATCTTCTCGAGTTCGGGACAGCCCCACAGCGAACTCGCGATGCAGATCGCCCGACAGGCCAGCGTGCCCGAGGAGGAAGACGCCGGCGAGGACGACGAGGGCTCGGAGTTCGCCGTCATCTTCGGCGCGATGGGAATCACCGCCGAGGAGGCAAACGAGTTCATGGAGGACTTCGAGCGGACCGGCGCCCTCGAGCGCTCGGTGGTCTTCATGAACCTCGCGGACGACCCCGCAGTCGAGCGGATGGTCACCCCGCGGATGGTGCTCACCACCGCGGAGTACCTCGCCTTCGAGAAGGGGTATCACGTCCTCGTGATCCTGACGGATATGACCAACTACTGCGAGGCGCTCCGGGAGATCGGAGCGGCCCGCGAGGAGGTCCCCGGCCGGCGTGGCTACCCCGGGTACATGTACACCGACTTAGCGCAGCTCTACGAGCGCGCGGGTCGGATCAAGGGTCGTGAGGGGTCGGTCACACAGATCCCGATCCTCACGATGCCCGGCGACGACGACACCCACCCGATCCCGGACCTGACCGGGTACATCACCGAGGGGCAGATCTACGTCGATCCCGACCTCAACAGCCAGGGGCTGGAACCGCCGGTGAACGTCCTCCCCAGCCTCTCGCGGCTGATGGACGACGGGATCGGCGAGGGGCTCACCCGCGCGGACCACGCCGACGTCTCCGACCAGATGTACGCCGCGTACGCGGAGGGTGAGGACCTCCGCGACCTCGTGAACATCGTCGGTCGGGAGGCGCTGTCGGAACGCGACAACAAGTATCTCGACTTCGCCGACCGCTTCGAGCAGGAGTTCGTCGACCAGGGCTTCGACACCGACCGCGACCTCGAGGAGACCCTCTCGATCGGGTGGGACCTCCTCTCGATGCTCCCGAAGGAGGAACTCAACCGCGTCGACGAGGAGTTCATCGAGGCGTACTACCGCGAGGACGCCGACGCGGAGACCGAGGCGGAAGCGACCGCCGACTGA
- a CDS encoding CrcB family protein, whose translation MITSLPTPILVGVGGAAGALARYAVDRLLDGGRGSTFAVNVLGSTLLGALVAASPPAATLALAGAGFCGAFTTFSSFAVNVTRALDAGRADLALADAAGTLVAALAGVALGSALITGL comes from the coding sequence GTGATCACCTCGCTTCCGACGCCGATCCTGGTCGGGGTCGGCGGCGCCGCCGGCGCGCTCGCCCGGTACGCCGTCGACCGGCTGCTGGACGGCGGACGAGGAAGCACGTTCGCGGTCAACGTCCTCGGCAGCACCCTGCTCGGCGCGCTCGTCGCGGCGTCGCCCCCGGCGGCGACGCTTGCGCTCGCTGGCGCTGGGTTCTGCGGCGCCTTTACCACGTTCTCGTCGTTCGCGGTCAACGTCACCCGCGCGCTCGACGCCGGCCGTGCCGACCTCGCGCTCGCGGACGCGGCCGGGACGCTCGTCGCCGCGCTCGCAGGGGTCGCGCTCGGGTCGGCATTGATCACAGGGCTCTGA
- a CDS encoding lycopene cyclase domain-containing protein, giving the protein MNVSFTYLQFHLAFLLPAVMMLLVTGFVSRTRITDAAAQWTDGWRRYWAGVVIITVVALLYTTPWDNLLIARGVWWYGPDRTLATIWEAPIEEYLFIAVQPWLTALWLSHLAFSTDWPAATRPRASRAAMLVVAAALGIAGWRWLGADATFYIGAIFAWAAPVLALQWAVGAPQLWARRRTVAIGTLVPTLYLCVADRIAIEYGIWILSEQYTTGVFVAGLPIEEAAFFFVTNLFVVQGLVLYRLVTSRWGIEAFVGWVAERRSGSGVERPGA; this is encoded by the coding sequence ATGAACGTCAGTTTCACCTACCTCCAGTTTCACCTCGCGTTTCTGCTACCGGCGGTGATGATGCTCCTCGTAACCGGGTTCGTGAGCCGCACCCGGATCACCGACGCCGCGGCCCAGTGGACCGACGGCTGGCGCCGCTACTGGGCGGGGGTGGTGATCATCACCGTCGTGGCGCTTCTGTACACCACGCCGTGGGACAACCTCCTCATCGCCCGGGGTGTGTGGTGGTACGGCCCGGACCGCACGCTCGCGACCATCTGGGAGGCGCCGATCGAGGAGTATCTCTTCATCGCGGTGCAGCCGTGGCTGACCGCGCTGTGGCTGTCGCACCTCGCGTTTTCGACCGACTGGCCGGCCGCGACCCGTCCCCGGGCGAGCCGGGCGGCGATGCTCGTGGTTGCGGCCGCCCTCGGGATCGCGGGATGGCGGTGGCTCGGGGCCGACGCGACGTTCTACATCGGGGCGATCTTCGCGTGGGCCGCACCCGTGTTGGCGCTCCAGTGGGCCGTCGGCGCGCCCCAGCTGTGGGCCCGCCGCCGGACCGTGGCGATCGGCACTCTCGTCCCGACGCTGTATCTGTGCGTCGCCGACCGGATCGCGATCGAGTACGGGATCTGGATCCTCTCGGAGCAGTACACCACCGGGGTTTTCGTCGCCGGACTCCCGATCGAGGAGGCGGCGTTTTTCTTCGTGACGAACCTCTTCGTGGTCCAGGGACTGGTTCTCTACCGGCTGGTGACGAGCCGGTGGGGGATCGAGGCGTTTGTGGGATGGGTGGCCGAACGACGGTCGGGTTCCGGGGTCGAACGCCCCGGTGCGTGA
- a CDS encoding beta-carotene 15,15'-dioxygenase, Brp/Blh family produces the protein MRDRMDGSIQRGQTAAGAATESRRPDGAPATTRSLMLAVGGWPAWSVVGGLTVLAAATTATGLSVPVPTWARYVPLAASLLVFGLPHGAVDHLAPARAAGERPTLRWLGAVGAVYLVLGGAYTGLWVIAPAAAAVFFVGLTWFHWGQGDLYALEAFGGSHLGGRAHRVATILVRGGLPMLVPLLRFPERYRAVVDAWIALFGGGADAAWVTAPAPRFTLGVGFATLTIGTLLAGWRRSGGGTGRAEWRRDAAETGLLWAFFLLVPPLLAVGVYFCVWHSLRHIARLAGVDPASTAAFEKRGALSALLRTGRDAAPLTAVSIAMITGVALFVGIDTDPRTLTALYLVFIAVLTLPHVAIVTWMDGAEGTGVSGKQ, from the coding sequence GTGCGTGACCGGATGGACGGGTCGATCCAGCGGGGGCAGACGGCCGCCGGCGCCGCGACCGAGTCCCGACGCCCCGACGGCGCGCCGGCGACGACGCGGTCGCTGATGCTCGCGGTCGGCGGGTGGCCCGCCTGGTCGGTCGTCGGTGGACTGACCGTACTGGCGGCCGCAACGACGGCGACGGGGCTATCCGTCCCGGTGCCGACGTGGGCGCGGTACGTCCCGCTGGCGGCGAGCCTGCTCGTCTTTGGGCTTCCTCACGGAGCCGTCGATCACCTCGCGCCCGCCCGCGCCGCCGGTGAGCGCCCCACGCTCCGGTGGCTCGGTGCCGTCGGGGCCGTCTACCTCGTTCTCGGCGGCGCCTACACCGGGTTGTGGGTGATCGCGCCCGCGGCCGCGGCCGTCTTCTTCGTCGGGCTGACGTGGTTCCACTGGGGGCAGGGCGACCTCTACGCGCTGGAGGCGTTCGGCGGGTCGCACCTCGGGGGGCGAGCCCACAGGGTTGCCACGATCCTGGTTCGGGGCGGGCTGCCGATGTTGGTTCCCCTGCTCCGCTTCCCGGAGCGGTACCGCGCGGTGGTCGACGCGTGGATCGCGCTGTTCGGCGGGGGCGCCGACGCCGCGTGGGTGACGGCGCCGGCGCCGCGGTTCACACTGGGCGTCGGCTTCGCCACCCTGACGATCGGGACGTTGCTCGCGGGGTGGCGCCGGAGCGGCGGCGGAACCGGGCGCGCGGAGTGGCGGCGCGACGCCGCCGAGACGGGGCTGCTGTGGGCGTTCTTCCTCCTGGTTCCGCCGCTTCTCGCGGTCGGGGTCTACTTCTGTGTGTGGCACTCGCTGCGTCACATCGCCAGGCTGGCCGGCGTCGATCCGGCGTCTACGGCCGCCTTCGAGAAGCGGGGGGCGCTAAGCGCGCTACTGCGGACCGGGCGGGACGCCGCCCCCCTGACTGCGGTCTCGATCGCGATGATCACCGGCGTCGCCCTGTTCGTCGGTATCGACACCGATCCGCGCACCCTGACGGCGCTGTATCTCGTGTTCATCGCGGTCCTGACGCTGCCGCACGTCGCGATCGTGACCTGGATGGACGGCGCCGAGGGGACCGGGGTGAGCGGGAAACAATAA
- a CDS encoding bacteriorhodopsin produces the protein MPQPGSEGIWLWIGTLGMFLGMLYFIARGWGESNRRRQEFYIVTIFITAIAFVNYLSMALGFGLTEVTLQGGQTLDIYWARYTDWFFTTPLLLIDLALLAGANRNEISALVGLDMLMIGTGVLATLTAGPGALSDGARRLIWWGVSTGFLLVLLYFLYGSLDEKAQRLSGDAASTFGTLRTLIVVVWLIYPVWWIVGTEGLQLVSLYIETAGFMVLDLVAKVGFGIILLSSREVLDAAAKAGASAEAAD, from the coding sequence ATGCCGCAACCCGGAAGCGAAGGAATTTGGCTGTGGATAGGCACGCTCGGAATGTTCCTGGGGATGCTGTACTTCATCGCCAGGGGCTGGGGCGAGTCGAACAGACGGCGTCAGGAGTTCTACATCGTCACGATCTTTATTACCGCCATCGCGTTCGTCAACTATCTATCGATGGCGTTGGGATTCGGGCTCACGGAGGTCACGCTCCAAGGTGGACAGACGTTGGACATCTACTGGGCCCGGTACACTGACTGGTTCTTCACCACCCCGCTGCTTCTGATCGACCTCGCGCTGCTCGCCGGTGCGAACCGGAACGAGATCTCGGCGCTGGTCGGCCTGGACATGCTGATGATCGGCACCGGCGTCCTGGCGACGCTGACGGCCGGTCCGGGCGCGCTGTCGGACGGCGCTCGCCGGCTCATCTGGTGGGGCGTCTCGACGGGCTTCCTGCTCGTTCTGCTGTACTTCCTGTACGGCTCCCTCGACGAGAAGGCCCAACGGCTCTCGGGTGACGCCGCATCGACGTTCGGGACGCTACGGACGCTGATCGTGGTGGTGTGGCTGATCTATCCCGTCTGGTGGATTGTCGGCACCGAGGGACTCCAGCTCGTCTCGCTGTACATCGAGACTGCCGGCTTCATGGTGCTGGACCTGGTCGCGAAGGTCGGGTTCGGGATCATCCTGCTGTCGAGCCGCGAAGTGCTCGACGCCGCCGCCAAGGCCGGCGCCAGCGCGGAAGCAGCCGACTGA
- a CDS encoding ATP synthase subunit A has product MSQTAQTVREDGTIASVSGPVVTARDLDARMNDVVYVGEEGLMGEVIEIEEDITTLQVYEETSGVSPGGPVENTGEPLSVDLGPGLLDTIYDGVQRPLDILEDKMGSPYLSRGVDAPGIELDTEWEFDPEVEEGDEVGRGDVIGVVEETVTIDHKVMVPPDALEEDETAEVVSIEAGEFTVEETVAELDSGVEIQMRQEWPVREPRPTVEKKTPTTPLVSGQRILDGLFPIAKGGTAAIPGPFGSGKTVTQHQLAKYADADIIIYVGCGERGNEMTEVIDDFPELEDPSTGNPLMARTSLIANTSNMPVAARESCVYTGITIAEFYRDMGYDVALMADSTSRWAEAMREISSRLEEMPGEEGYPAYLAARLAQFYERAGYFENVNGTEGSVSAIGAVSPPGGDFSEPVTQNTLRIVKTFWALDADLAERRHFPSINWNESYSLYKDQLDPWFQAEVADDWPERRQWAVDVLDEEAELQEIVQLVGKDALPEDQQLTLEVARYLREAYLQQNAFHPVDTYCPPEKTYLMLTTIQKFNDEAFDALDAGVPVDEIIDIEALPRINRIGVQEDYEAYVEELKADIEEQIRSLY; this is encoded by the coding sequence ATGAGCCAGACAGCACAGACCGTCCGGGAGGACGGCACAATCGCGAGCGTGAGTGGTCCCGTCGTGACCGCCCGCGATCTCGACGCCAGGATGAACGACGTCGTCTACGTGGGCGAGGAAGGCCTGATGGGCGAAGTCATCGAGATCGAAGAGGACATCACGACGCTGCAAGTGTACGAGGAGACCTCCGGGGTCAGCCCCGGCGGCCCCGTCGAGAACACCGGCGAGCCGCTGAGCGTCGACCTCGGGCCCGGCCTGCTCGACACCATCTACGACGGCGTCCAGCGCCCGCTGGACATCTTAGAGGACAAGATGGGCAGTCCGTACCTCAGCCGTGGCGTCGACGCGCCGGGGATCGAACTCGACACGGAATGGGAGTTCGACCCCGAGGTCGAGGAAGGCGACGAGGTCGGCCGCGGGGACGTGATCGGCGTCGTCGAGGAGACGGTCACCATCGACCACAAGGTGATGGTGCCGCCGGACGCCCTCGAGGAGGACGAGACCGCAGAGGTCGTCTCCATCGAGGCCGGCGAGTTCACCGTCGAGGAGACGGTGGCGGAACTCGATTCCGGCGTCGAGATCCAGATGCGCCAGGAGTGGCCGGTGCGGGAGCCCCGCCCCACGGTGGAAAAGAAGACGCCGACGACGCCGCTCGTCTCGGGCCAGCGCATCCTCGATGGGCTGTTCCCGATCGCGAAGGGCGGGACGGCGGCGATCCCCGGGCCGTTCGGCTCGGGGAAGACCGTCACGCAGCACCAGCTCGCAAAGTACGCCGACGCCGACATCATCATCTACGTCGGCTGCGGCGAGCGCGGCAACGAGATGACAGAGGTCATCGACGACTTCCCCGAACTCGAGGACCCCTCGACGGGGAACCCGCTCATGGCCCGGACGTCTTTGATCGCCAACACGTCGAACATGCCCGTGGCGGCGCGTGAATCCTGCGTCTACACCGGGATCACCATCGCGGAGTTCTACCGCGATATGGGCTACGACGTGGCCCTCATGGCCGACTCCACCTCGCGGTGGGCCGAGGCGATGCGGGAGATCTCCTCTCGACTGGAGGAGATGCCCGGCGAGGAGGGGTACCCCGCGTACCTCGCGGCCCGGCTGGCACAGTTCTACGAGCGGGCCGGCTACTTCGAGAACGTCAACGGCACCGAGGGATCGGTGTCGGCCATCGGCGCGGTGTCGCCGCCCGGCGGCGACTTCTCGGAGCCGGTGACCCAGAACACCCTGCGCATCGTGAAGACGTTCTGGGCGCTGGACGCCGACCTGGCGGAACGGCGGCACTTCCCGTCGATCAACTGGAACGAGTCGTACTCGCTGTACAAGGATCAGCTCGACCCGTGGTTCCAAGCGGAGGTCGCCGACGACTGGCCCGAGCGGCGCCAGTGGGCGGTCGACGTCCTCGACGAGGAGGCGGAACTCCAAGAGATCGTCCAGTTGGTCGGCAAGGACGCGCTGCCGGAGGACCAGCAGTTGACCCTTGAAGTCGCACGGTACCTGCGTGAGGCGTACCTCCAGCAGAACGCGTTCCACCCGGTCGACACCTACTGTCCGCCGGAGAAGACGTACCTGATGTTGACGACGATCCAGAAATTCAACGACGAGGCGTTCGACGCGCTCGACGCGGGCGTGCCGGTCGACGAGATCATCGACATCGAGGCGCTGCCCCGGATCAACCGGATCGGCGTCCAGGAGGATTACGAGGCGTACGTCGAGGAACTGAAAGCCGACATCGAAGAGCAGATCCGGAGTCTCTACTAA
- a CDS encoding fluoride efflux transporter FluC: MADRLTPVVVALGGFLGAVSRYLVGTAVAGPEGILLVNASGSFALAATVGVTRSRRLRLFLTTGLLSSFTTYSTFAVESASLGVAGGTAYVVATYALGVAAAALGLAFGRRAP, translated from the coding sequence ATGGCCGATCGGCTCACACCGGTTGTCGTCGCGCTCGGCGGGTTCCTCGGCGCCGTCTCGCGATATCTCGTCGGGACGGCCGTCGCCGGTCCGGAGGGGATCCTGCTCGTCAACGCGTCCGGGAGCTTTGCGCTCGCGGCCACGGTCGGTGTGACCCGGTCGCGCCGGCTCCGGCTGTTTCTCACCACCGGGCTGCTCTCGTCGTTCACCACCTACAGTACCTTCGCCGTCGAGTCCGCGTCGCTCGGAGTCGCCGGGGGGACGGCGTACGTGGTCGCCACGTACGCCCTCGGGGTCGCCGCCGCCGCCCTCGGGCTGGCCTTCGGGAGGCGGGCGCCGTGA
- a CDS encoding DUF7382 domain-containing protein: MLDELERFAADDRAIEGLPIRLVIALVVGVATMSVMLNMLSGAQGLVVSELDVRPSPDVVEPGETELELTVVDDDGDPVEGATVIVKDGSAEIDGVVTARSNGNGVATVTVDARTRANQETGTLVVDLKPPSDGRFVDRRANTEILVVSG; the protein is encoded by the coding sequence GTGCTCGACGAACTCGAACGGTTCGCGGCGGACGATCGCGCGATCGAGGGGCTTCCGATCAGGCTGGTCATCGCCCTGGTCGTGGGGGTGGCGACGATGAGCGTGATGCTGAATATGCTCTCCGGGGCCCAGGGGCTCGTGGTCTCGGAACTCGACGTCCGTCCCTCGCCGGACGTCGTCGAGCCCGGCGAAACGGAGCTCGAACTGACGGTTGTCGACGACGACGGCGACCCCGTGGAGGGGGCGACGGTGATCGTGAAGGACGGCAGCGCCGAGATCGACGGCGTCGTAACTGCGAGGTCGAACGGGAACGGGGTCGCGACTGTCACCGTCGACGCGCGCACCCGGGCGAACCAGGAGACGGGGACGCTGGTCGTCGACCTGAAACCGCCGTCCGACGGGCGGTTCGTCGACCGGCGTGCCAACACGGAGATCCTGGTGGTGTCCGGGTGA
- a CDS encoding V-type ATP synthase subunit D, translating to MAKDVKPTRKNLMAIEDRIELSERGHDTLEQKRDGLIMEFMDILDQAQDVRSELDENYETAQEKLNMARAMEGDVAVRGAAAALKEHPEITTQSKNIMGVVVPQIESSRVKKSLDQRGYGLLGSSARIDEAADAYEELLETIILAAEVETAMKKMLTEIETTKRRVNALEFKLLPELKENKEYIEQKLEEQEREEIFRLKKIKNKKEKEEAEEEAEEKAEEEAEEKAEEEAEEKAEEEAEEKAEDEAGEQADEDEEETATTTSTGD from the coding sequence ATGGCCAAGGACGTCAAACCGACCCGCAAGAACCTGATGGCGATCGAGGATCGCATCGAGCTCTCCGAGCGCGGCCACGACACGCTCGAACAGAAGCGTGACGGGCTAATTATGGAGTTTATGGACATCCTCGATCAGGCCCAGGACGTGCGGTCGGAGCTCGACGAGAACTACGAGACCGCCCAGGAGAAGCTCAATATGGCGCGGGCGATGGAGGGCGACGTCGCGGTCCGCGGTGCGGCGGCCGCGCTGAAGGAACACCCCGAGATCACGACCCAATCGAAGAACATTATGGGCGTGGTCGTCCCCCAGATCGAGTCCTCGCGGGTCAAAAAGAGCTTAGATCAGCGCGGGTACGGGCTCCTCGGCTCCTCGGCGCGGATCGACGAGGCCGCCGACGCCTACGAGGAGCTTTTGGAGACCATCATCCTCGCGGCGGAGGTCGAGACCGCGATGAAGAAGATGCTCACGGAGATCGAGACCACGAAGCGTCGGGTCAACGCCCTCGAATTCAAGCTTCTGCCGGAGCTCAAAGAGAACAAGGAGTACATCGAACAGAAGCTCGAAGAGCAGGAGCGCGAGGAGATCTTCCGGCTGAAGAAGATCAAAAACAAGAAGGAAAAGGAGGAGGCCGAAGAGGAAGCTGAGGAGAAAGCCGAAGAGGAAGCTGAGGAGAAAGCCGAAGAGGAAGCTGAGGAGAAAGCCGAAGAGGAAGCTGAGGAGAAAGCCGAAGACGAGGCGGGAGAGCAAGCGGACGAAGACGAAGAGGAGACGGCCACAACCACCTCTACCGGCGACTGA
- a CDS encoding PAS domain-containing protein, producing the protein MAHGGDPEPRLGAGDVESVDPEARSASADAIDESLKTRTMDEAPIGITVADATEPELPLVYVNAAFERITGYPPEYAVGRNCRFLQGEATREEPVQEMAAAIDAGEATSVELRNYRRDGELFWNEVTIAPLRDDTGEITHYVGFQRDVTRRKQAERAATERAARIERERSAQERLLERLDGVVAEVTEAVTRAESRSSLERAVVESIEGTYTGAWIGTYDPSEEEVIPQEAAVPPGCDLEGRRFAVGRPAEAEDAHTRGEAVDPDDAAEAAVAGAVLDRYVRIEPITAEAGTDVTAVAAVPLHYGNAVYGAIGVYTRADDGFDSHERAILTALGRTVATGINALESQRTLQGEGVVELRFEIGDHPLVAFAAAAGCRLQYAGGVGDRRQPSMLFEIAATSGSLDPDAVKAAGGDVVEVHSVLDADGEGSVVELSVVDTAFRSILTDHGGELLSLSVDEHTATVTLEVGQENLAQSVVDAVESTFEHAELSSYRRGEHRARTQRGFVADLKSELTDRQYAALVRAYTAGYFEWPHDTSGEEIADSMGIGRSTFHQHLRAAQRKLAGAIVDS; encoded by the coding sequence ATGGCACACGGTGGAGATCCGGAACCCCGTCTCGGAGCCGGCGACGTCGAGAGCGTCGATCCGGAGGCGCGGTCCGCAAGCGCTGACGCCATCGACGAGTCGCTGAAGACCCGGACGATGGACGAGGCGCCGATCGGGATCACCGTCGCAGACGCCACAGAGCCGGAGCTGCCGCTGGTCTACGTGAACGCCGCCTTCGAGCGGATCACCGGCTACCCCCCGGAGTACGCAGTCGGGCGGAACTGCCGGTTCCTCCAGGGGGAGGCGACGCGCGAAGAGCCCGTCCAGGAGATGGCGGCGGCCATCGACGCGGGGGAGGCGACGTCGGTGGAGCTCCGGAACTACCGCCGGGACGGCGAGCTGTTCTGGAACGAGGTGACCATCGCGCCGCTGCGGGACGACACGGGTGAGATCACCCACTACGTCGGGTTCCAGCGCGACGTGACCCGCCGGAAGCAGGCCGAACGGGCAGCCACGGAGCGCGCCGCCCGGATCGAGCGCGAACGAAGCGCCCAGGAGCGGCTGCTCGAACGGTTGGACGGCGTCGTCGCCGAGGTGACGGAAGCGGTGACGCGGGCCGAATCGCGGAGCAGCCTCGAGCGTGCCGTGGTCGAGAGTATCGAAGGGACGTACACGGGCGCGTGGATCGGCACCTACGACCCCTCCGAGGAAGAGGTCATCCCACAGGAGGCCGCCGTTCCCCCCGGGTGCGACCTCGAAGGCCGGCGGTTTGCGGTCGGCCGGCCCGCGGAGGCCGAAGACGCCCACACCCGTGGGGAGGCAGTCGACCCCGACGACGCGGCCGAAGCAGCGGTCGCCGGTGCGGTACTCGACCGGTACGTCCGCATCGAACCGATCACGGCCGAGGCCGGGACCGACGTGACGGCGGTCGCGGCAGTGCCGCTGCACTACGGCAACGCCGTCTACGGGGCGATCGGGGTGTACACGCGGGCCGACGACGGGTTCGACAGCCACGAACGCGCCATCCTGACCGCGCTGGGCCGAACCGTCGCGACTGGGATCAACGCCCTCGAGAGCCAGCGGACCCTCCAGGGCGAGGGCGTCGTCGAACTCCGGTTCGAGATCGGGGATCACCCGCTGGTCGCGTTCGCCGCCGCGGCCGGGTGTCGGTTACAGTACGCCGGGGGCGTCGGCGACCGTCGCCAGCCGTCGATGCTGTTCGAGATCGCGGCGACGTCCGGCAGCCTCGACCCGGACGCGGTGAAGGCAGCCGGCGGCGACGTCGTCGAGGTCCACAGCGTGTTGGACGCCGACGGCGAGGGATCGGTGGTGGAGCTGTCGGTGGTCGACACGGCGTTTCGGTCGATCCTGACGGACCACGGCGGTGAGTTGCTGTCGCTGTCCGTCGACGAACACACGGCGACAGTGACCCTCGAAGTGGGGCAGGAGAACCTCGCGCAGTCGGTCGTCGATGCGGTGGAGTCCACGTTCGAGCACGCGGAGCTCTCCAGCTACCGGCGGGGGGAACACCGCGCCCGGACCCAACGGGGGTTCGTCGCGGACCTCAAGTCGGAACTGACCGACCGACAGTACGCCGCGTTGGTCAGGGCATACACCGCGGGGTACTTCGAGTGGCCCCACGACACGAGCGGCGAGGAGATCGCCGACTCGATGGGGATCGGCCGATCGACGTTCCACCAGCATCTCCGGGCCGCACAGCGGAAACTCGCGGGCGCGATCGTCGATTCCTGA